GCAGCTGGAGGACTTCGGCCTTGCCGACGTCGGTGCGGCCCTCTCCGCGATGGCGCAGCGCTCCGAATGGGATTCTCTACCAAGCGTTCTCACTGATGAGGTGATGGAACGGCTGGTACCGCAGGGCACCTACGAGGAGATTCCCGACGTGCTCGCCCAGTGGTATTCGGGCCTGTGCAGCGGTATCAACCTGCCGGTGCCGGCCGATGAAGCCGACGACGACCTGTTCGCCGGTGTGCTCCAGGCCTGCCGGCAGATCTCCGGCTAGGTGCGGAACCGTTCGAGGTAAGCCCGCTCATCCCAGGTCGACAGGAATGTCGTGGCCGCGTCGTAGCCCTCGGTGTAGAGGGCGTCGACCTGCCGCTGCTTGATCTCGAAATCCAGCACACCGACCTCGGCCGCATCCACCCGGATGGTCCTGGCGCTGACCCAGGGCAGGTTGAGGTAGGCCTGGTCGCGCCCGACGAGGATCGTGGTGATCACGTCCTCCAGCAGGCTCGGACCGCCGAACAGCCGCAGCGGGGCCAACGCCGGGATCACCTTGCGATTGTTTTCGGGCAGGTCGGGCAGCAGCGTCACACCGAGCGTCGGCCACCGGGGTTTCTTCCCGTCGCAGCGGTCCAGCGAGTCGATCGGGTAGTTCGACAGCAGCCCGCCGTCGACGAGGGTCGACTCCCGGCCCGTCGCGCTGGTGAGGGTCACCGGGCGGAAGACGAACGGAATCGACATCGACGCGCGCACCGCGTCGGCGACCGGTTGCTCGTCCGGGTCGAGGCCGTAGAGCCGGTGGTAGTCCCACGGCAGGCGGACCAACTGGCCCGTCGTCACGTCGGCCGCGGTCACCACCAGCCGATAGCGCTGTTCCGGGGGCAGCTCGTCGTCGTCCAGCTTCAGGTCACCGAAGGTGCTGACGCCGAGATCGAGGAGTTGACGGGCGATGAAATCGTGCGCGTAGTCGCCCCGGTAGATGCCGGTGCCTTGCAGGATCGCCCATCCCGCGCCGAGCAGCGGCACCCGCTCGACCGGGCCCGGGTCCAAGAACTTGCGGTAGTCGATGCTCAGGGTGAGATCCCGGACATCATCGGGGGTCAGCTGGTCGTTCTTGGCGGCGGCCGCCACGATGGAGCCGACGATCGACCCGGCGGACGAGCCGGCGACGCGGTGGGCCCGATAGCCGGCCTCCATCAGCCTGACGACGGCACCGGCCAGGCCGATACCTTTCACACCGCCGCCGGCCAGCACCAGGTCGATGGGCTTGGTCACGGTGGGGGCCATCGCCCCATGCTAGGAGCGGCCCGCTACCCGGCGTGGTTCCACTGGTGATGGTGGTGCTCGGCGGAGCCGGGCACCGGCTGGTTGTGCTGGCCGGGGAAGGTCTGGTGGTGGCCGGGCTGGTTCAGGTGCGACCCGCCAGTGACGGAACCGACGGAACCGAAGGAGCCGCTGTCGGCGAGGGCGTCGGCGGCGGAGCCAAAGGCGAACAGCGCGGAACCCGCGGCCAAGGCGCTTCCGGCGGCGAATCGCTTCATCCAGGTCATGGTGGTCATGTCAGATTTCTCCGTCGTCGTCGACTGTGATTGGTTTCGGCCTTTGCGTCTCGCCAGTGCCTAAACGGTCTCGCATCGCAGGTGCCGCTGTCTGTCGGGCAGCCGGCGGATGGTCGGGGGAATAAGTTGTCCCCCGATCAGCGGACACCGCTCAATTTCTGCCAACCGGCGATCATCTGCTGCCAGTGGAATTACTGCGCCCTAACGCGGCGTTAACACAGTCAGCGCACCGGAAACCCCCACTGACGGGCGCAGAGGAAGAGGGAAAGACATGAAGAAGTACGCAATCACCACAGCGATCGCAGGCGCGATGACCGCAGCCGTTCTCGGCCTCGCCGGACCCGCCCAGGCAGACCTCGGTCACAACGACTGGGTCAACAACATGGGCCCGACGGCGACCGCGCCCCATGTAGACACAACCGTGCATGGAAGTCGTTGATCGACAACGAACTCCATGGGAGGGGCACCCGAATCGGGTGCCCCTCTTTCGTTGTCATGCCAGAATCGCGTCGATCGCGCGGTAGATCCGTTGCTCACTGACCGGCCGGGGGGTGCCCAGCTGCTGGGCCCACAGGCTGACCCGCAACTCTTCTATCTGCCAACCGATCTCGCGAACGTCGGAGGCAGCTGCGCGGGTGGGCGAGAGCGCATGCAGCAGTTCGGCATAGGCGTCTTCGACGGCGTGCACACGCAGCATGCGCTCGCGGTCGGCCTGCGGCGCTTGGGCCAGCCGGTCCAGTCGGCGGACGATCGCCGTCAGATAGCGGGTCAGATCGACCAGGCGCGCGGCCCCGGTGCTGGTGACGAAGGGCGTGGCGACCAAACCAGCCAGCTGTGCGCGGATGTCGGCGACGGCATCGGCCTGCGTCGCCGGCGGATTGTCGGGAAGTGCGAGATGCACCTCCTGCAAAGCGGTCAGCACCTTCTGCACCCTGGTCACGACTTCGCGCGTGGTCGACGGCAGCGCCTCGGAGACCCGGTCCCGCCGTGCGGCGAAATCTGCTCTGGTCCATACCGGTGTGACGGCCAGGACATCCACGGCGGCGTCAGCGCAGTCGTCCAGCAGCGCGGTCAGCGACCCATCGGGGTTGGCGCCCAACACCAGCCGGGTGCGCGGGTCCAACCCCTTCTCCACCGCCTTCACCGGAGACGGCACCGCCAACCGCAGCAGCCGCCTGGTGCCCCCGCGCATCGCGGCCTCGCGTTCGGCCTCGGTGGCGAAGACCCGCACGTCGACGCCCTTGCCGGCGTCCACCAACGCGGGGTAGCCGCGGACGATGTGGCCACCGACCGTGCGTTCGACGCTGCGCGGCAACTCCTCGATGTCATCCGGCCACGCACGCAGGCCCGTTCGTTCCCAGTCTCCGGCCACCGCCTCGGCCACCGCCTTGCGCGCGGAACCGGCCAGCTGACGCTGCAACACATCGAGGTCTTTACCGCGGGCCACCTCGGTGCCGTCCGGTCCTTCGACGGCGAACGTCACCCGAAGGTGAGCAGGCAGCTTGTCGAGATCGAACGCGGCGATCGGCACCAGAATGCCGGTGCGCCGGTGTAATTCACGCTGCAGAGCTTCCAGCAGCGGTTCACTTCCGACCTGGCCGATTCCCGGGTCGCTGCGCTCCTGCCCGCCGATGATATCGGCCAGTACCGCCCGTGCCGTGTCGGGGGCGGGAACGAAGTTGCGCCGCAGGTCTTTCGGCAGCGACCGGATCAGCGCGGTAACCAGTTCCTCGCGCAGCGCGGGTACCTGCCAGCCGAATTCGTCGCCACCGAGGCGGGCGAGCACCTCGACCGGTATGTGCACGGTGACACCGTCGTCGGCGGCACCGGGCTCGAACCGGTAGGTCAGCGGCAGGGACAAATCCCCGGCCTGCCAGTTGTCCGGCCGTTCGGCGTCCTCGTCGTCGACACGCAACAGGTCGTCGCGCGTGAACGTCAGCAGATCCGGGGTGCGATGCCGCTGCTTCTTCCACCAACCGTCGAAATGGCGGGCGGAGACCACCTGGGGCGGAATCCTGCTGTCGAACCAGGCGTAGATCTCGTCGTCACCGACGAGCATGTCGCGCCGGCGGGCGCGCTCTTCCAGCTCGGCCAATTCGGTTCGCAGCCGTGCATTGTCGGCGACGAAGTGGTGCCGGGTCTGCCACTCCCCCTGCACCAGCGCGTGCTGGATGAACAGCTCGCGGGACACCACCGGATCGACGGTGGCATATCCCACGCGTCGGCGCGGAACGAGCGGAAGTCCGTAGAGCGTGACTCGTTCGAAGGCCATCACCGCACCGCGCTTGGCGTCCCAGTGCGGTTCGCTGAAGCTGCGCTGCACCAGGTGTCCGGCCACCCGCTCGACCATCTCGGGTTCGACGCGGGCAGCGATGCGTCCATACAGCCGACTGGTCTCCACCAGGTCGGCCACCACGAGCCAGCGCGGCGGGCGCTTGGTCAACACCGATCCCGGAGCCAGTACGAACCGGGTGTTGCGCGCACCGGTGTACTCCCGCGAATCCCCTTCCCGCAGGCCGATATGCGAGAGCAACCCGGCAACGAGGGCAGCATGCAGACGCGCCGGGTCGGCCGGTTCCGGATCGTCGGATTCCCGAATGCCGATGTCTCGGGCGATGCTGCGCAGTTGCCCGGTCAGGTCCTGCCACTCCCGGATCCGCAGGTAGTGCAGGAACTCCTCGCGACACATGCGCCGGAACGCGCTGCCGGAACGGGCCTTCCGCTCGTCGCGCAGGTACTGCCAAAGGTTCAGGAAGGACACGAAGTCGGAGTGCTCGTCGGCGAACCGGGCGTGTTTCTGCCGCGCCGCCTCCTCCCGCTCGGTCGGCCGCTCGCGCGGGTCGGGAATCGACAACGCCGCGGCCAGCACCAGGACTTCGCGCACGCATCCCTCGGTGTCGGCCTGCACGATCATCCGTGCGAGCCGCGGATCGACCGGCAGTTGCGCCAGCCGGCGACCCACATCGGTGATCGCTCCGGTGGCGTCGAACGCACCGAGCTCCTGCAGCAGCTGCACGCCGTCGCGGATGCTGCGTTGCTCGGGCGGGTCCAGGAACGGGAAGCTTTCGATCTCGCCGAGCTGCAGCGCCGCCATCTGCAAGATCACCGCAGCGAGGTTGGTGCGCAGAATCTCCGGGTCGGTGTAGCGCGGCCGGGACGCGAAATCCTCTTCGGAATACAGCCGGATACACACCCCGGGCGCGGTGCGACCGGACCGCCCGGCCCGTTGCGCGGCCGAGGCCTGGGAGATCGGTTCGATCGGCAACCGCTGCACCTTCGTGCGCCTGCTGTAGCGGGAGATCCGCGCCGTGCCGGGGTCAACGACATACCGGACGCCCGGCACGGTCAGCGATGTCTCGGCGACGTTGGTGGCCAAGATGATTCGTCTGCCGGTCCGCGGCGGCTGAAACACCCGCTGCTGCTCGGCGGTGGGCAGCCGCGCGTACAGGGGCAGCACCTCGGTGTTCGAATCGACGATGCGGCTCAACGCATCATTGGTGTCCCGGATTTCCCGCTCCCCGGACAGGAACACCAACACGTCGCCGGGCGGCTCCGCCTCCAGCTCGCGAACCGCGTCGACGATCGCCTCGGTCTGATCGCGAATCTCGGTGCGCACGATCTCGTGGTCGGGATCGTCGGGATCGTCCGAATCATCAACCGGGACCGGAACTTCCAGAGGCCGATAGCGGATCTCCACCGGGTAGGTCCGGCCGGACACCTCGACGATCGGAGCTCCATTGAAGTGTGCCGCGAACCGCTCCGGTTCGATCGTCGCCGAGGTGACGATCAGCTTGAGATCGGGCCTGCGAGGCAGCAATTCGCGAAGGTAGCCCAGCAGGAAGTCGATGTTGAGGCTGCGCTCGTGCGCTTCATCGAGGATGAGGGTGTCATAGCGCAGCAGGCGACGGTCGCGCTGGATCTCGGCGAGCAGGATTCCGTCGGTCATCAGTTTGACCAGAGTGCGGTCGCTGGCCTGGTCGGTGAAGCGGACGGTGTAGCCGATCGTCTCCCCCAGCGGGGTGCCGACCTCGTCGGCGATGCGCTGAGCCACCGTGCGCGCGGCCAGCCGGCGCGGCTGGGTGTGGCCGATGGTTCCGCGGATTCCGCGGCCGAGCTCCAGACAGATCTTGGGCAGCTGGGTGGTCTTGCCCGACCCTGTCTCACCCGCGATCACAACCACCTGGTTGTCGGTGATGGCTCGGGCGATCTCGTCCCGGTGTTCGCTGACCGGCAGATCCGGATAGGTGATCACCGGTACGGCCGCTTCCCGGGTCGCGACCAACGCCTCGGCGGCCGCAACCTGGTCGGCGATCTTCCTCAGGGTCTCCGCCGACACCTCGCCGCGCAGCGATTTCAGCCGCCGCCCCAACCGGCCCGCGTCACGAAAGGTCACGCCGTCGAGGCGGGCGCGCAGCTGACGCACCTGCTCAGCGGAGACCTCGGACACTGGCGCCACAATAGCGGCGAGCGCCGTCGGAGGCGTCCTGGTGTGCGTAGGCTCGACGGCGATGACCATTTGGATCGTCTTGGGTCTGCTGGTGGTGGGCCTGGGAATCGTGGCCAGCCAGTTGTTCCGGCTGAAGGACTGGCTGAACAGGCCGGCCCCGCCAAGCGAGCCGGCCGGCGAGCACCCGGATGAACCCGAGACGTGAGCGATCTGCCCGCCGGAGTGCGGGCGATGGCCGGTCGCGGCCCCCAGTGGGCGACGTGGGTCGACACACTGCCCCGCCTCACCCGTGACGTCGTCGCGCAGTGGCGGCTTCGGCCCGACGGCCTCGCCGCCCACGGACACTGCTCACTGGTGCTGCCGGTCCGCACCGCCGATGGCACGGCCGCGATCCTGAAGCTCGGCTTCCCCGACGACGAATCCGAACACGAGCACCTGGCGCTGCGCCGGTGGGGCGGCGAGGGCGCCGTCCGGTTGCTCAGCGCCGACCCGCACCGCCGGGCGATTCTCGCCGAACGGCTCGGCGACGACCTGACGGGAGTCGACGACGTCGAGGCCTGCCGGATCGTCGCCGGCCTGTATCGCCACGTACACGTCCCGGCGTTGCCCCAACTGCGGCCCCTGACGTTCTACCTCGACCGGTGGACCGCCGACCTGGCCGAGCTGCCGCGGGGCGCACCGATCCCGCACCGGCTGGTGGAACAGGCGCTGAGCCAGTGCGCGGACTTGACGGTCGACGCCGAGACAACGGCACGGGTCCTGCACTGCGATCTGCATTACGCGAACGTGCTCGCCGGGCCGCGTCAGCCGTGGCTGGTCATCGACCCCAAACCGGTCAACGGCGATCCGCACTACGAGATCGCCCCGATGTTGTGGAACCGCTTCGACGAGTTGGCCGGCGATGTCCGAGGCGGAGTCCGCCGGCGGTTCTACACACTGGTCGACGCGGCGGGGTTCGACGAGGATCGGGCGCGGGCCTGGGTGGTGGTGCGCGCGGTGCTCACCGCCATGTGGGCGGTGCAGGACTCCGCAGCGCAGCAGCCGGGATGGCTGACGACCTGCATCGCCGTCGCCAAAGCCGTGCAGGACTGAAACACCAAGCACGAGAAGCTACCTCGGCGGGTCTCCGCGCCACATGAAGCTGTTGACGTACTTGCCCATGTCCTTGGCGATATCGAGGTTCGCCGGTGACGGGGGCCCCGGCCCGTCGTCGGGCCCGAACTGATGGAACGGCCCCACCGCGCCGGCGACCAGAGCGAGATCGTTCTTGACCGCGACGATGACGATGACGCGCTGGTGCACGGAATCGGTCGCGGTGCCCTTCGGCCAGTCGTCGGCGACCTCGCCGTAGCCCGGCTCGTACCCGAGGATCGCGTTGGGCAGCTCATAGGACGTCACCGCGTCCGGGAAGAGCTGATTGAGCAGGTCGTCGGCCACCTGGCGAGCGTTGCGGCCCTTCGCCGGCTCGCTGAACAACCGCAACGTGCCCCCCTCACCGACGGTCAGCTCGGCGCGCACCCCGTTGGGCTCGATGGTCACGTCGTAGGCGGTTCCGGGCGATGGATAGGACACCGAGAACGACCCGTCGGGGGCGAAGAAGCGCGGATTGATGGCCACCGGCAGCCCCGTCGGCGGCCGGCCGCAGTCGGGTGGGCAGTGGTAGGTGATCGCGGTGGGCGTTATTCGGGTGGCCAGGATGCTCAGCGCCATCATCGCGGCGACCAGGACGATCACCCACAGCCCGATGGTCACGAAATAGCCGGGGCCACGCTGCCTGCGGGCTCGGTAGTTGCCTGCGGGTACCGCGTAGCCCGCGAACGAGTCGGCGGCGTCGGCGTCTGTTGTCAGATCGGTCATCGGCGCAGCGACTTCAGCACGAGAAGGGCCTTGATCAGGTTGTCGACGTTGGGCGTTCCCAGCCCGGTGATCATGTCGTAGCCGGCCACGACGGGCGTCACCGCGTTGGCTCCGAGATAGATGTCGCGGAAGGCGGGTACCTCGGCGCCGCCGGCGATGTCGTAGAGCAGCGGGTTGAAGTCACCGAGCTGCTCCAAGCCGCGCGCGGTCAGGAATTGGTTCATCACCGCGGCGATTCCGGCCCAGATCGGCGCCGCCTGCGAGGTGCCCCCTCCGACCAGGATCTGGCCGTTGAACACGAATTTCACCCCGGTGAACGGGTCGGCCACCGCGGCGATGTCGGGTACCAGCCGCTTGTCGCGTGGGCCGGCGCGGGTTCCGGTGTCCTGCCACGACGGGCGCGCGAACAACACCGACGCGCCGCCGCCGCTGCCCTGGGTCAACGGGACGTCGTACCACCCTTGTTCGGCCAGCCACTGACCCTGGGAATCGGTGGACAGCGTCGTTCCCCCGACACCGGTCACCTCCGGCAGCGAGGCCATCACGTCGACTCCGTAGTCGTCCGGGCTCGGCGGATCCGACCAGGTCTTGCCGCCTTTGCACTCCAGGCCGGCCAGATCTCCACTGGCGACGAAGGCCGTCGTCCCGTTGCGCTGGGCGCGGGCCAGCGCCGAGCGCACCGGCGCCAGGTCGGCGCGGGAGAGGAGTCGATCACAGCCCCAGCCGATTGAGAAGCTCCACACCGCTCCCGGGTAGGTGCGGTCGACATCTTCCATCAGCTTGCCGAGCTTGACGTAGGTCGCGTCGCCTTCGGCGGTGGACCGGGCGTTGACCAGAACGATCCGCGCCGAAGGCGCGATCGCGTGCACGAACTGGACGTCCATGCTCGCCTCACCGCGCCGCTCGGGCGGCATCCCGCCCATCACCTCGAGGTTGAACTTGGGCAGCGAGAACCAGTCGGAGAACTTGTCCAGGTCGCGTTGGTCGACGCCGTCGAAGGTGAAGACGACGACAGTCTGACCCTTTCCGGTGTAACCCGCGGAGGTCAGCGGGTTGACGTTGTAGGCGGTGAGCAACTCTGTGGGCGCGAGCCCCGCATTGGGGACGTCCAGCGGCGGGGTCGGCGGAACGCCTTCGTGTGAGGGCGTGTAGCCGAGGATGCGGCCCAACTCGCTCACTTCACCGCTCAGCTGCTGCGGGACGGCCGGTTGCTGAGGCGAGGCGTAGAACACCACCCCGTTGCTGCGGCGGTAGTCGTGCACAGCCACGTCGAAGGCACCCGCAATCGCTCGCGGGGTGCCCTCCACGACGGCCCACGCATCACCGTCGCGCCAGCCCACCGACAATCCGTGAGAGTCGGCCCAGGCGGTCAGCGCCGCAGGCCGGGAGGCCTCCCGCAGTTCGACGGTCAGCTGGACCCGCTGTGCGCGCGCAGGGCCGAGATCGGCGGCCTGGGCCAGCAGTCGCGCGAAGGGCCCGGCGATCAGGTTGTAGGGCAGCGACGGCGTCGGACGGTCGCCGGCGAAGACCACCATGACCACCGCCAGCGTCGCCAGAAACGGTGTCAGCGGTCGCCTCCGCCGACGCCGTTCCCACACGCGTCTCAGCATCACCAGAACCATCCCATACCGACGCGGGGATCACAGAGCAGGACGCGGGGGTGCGGCGCTGCTGGAGCCGCATGTGCGATAACGATCTCGTCGGCCACCGCGATGAATTGGGTATCCGAACTTCACTTGAGGTTTGTCGTCGAGGAGGTGGACGGTGAAGAAACTCGGTTCAGTGGTGATCTGCGCGATCACCGCCATCGGTATCGGCATCATCGGCGCGCCCGCAGCGAGCGCGGGATGCCAGGGACTCTGGACACCGTGGGGCGGCGGCGAACGCTGCGACGGCCCGATCGATGCGAACGGCTTCTTTCAGCGCTGCGAGACCGGGGGCGCGTTCGGGTTCAACACCCCGCAGCAGTGCTACCAGGTCGACGCGAACAATCTGGGCAACACTCAGCCCTGGATCGGGCCGTGATCCTCACAGCGGAATGGCGAGCTGGCTCCTGATGAGCGGGGCGATCTTCTCGGCCATGTAGGCGTGGCCCGCGTCGGTGGGGTGCACGCCGTCGGGGCCGATCAGTTCGGGGTGGCCGACGAACCAGCCCTCGGCGAGCGGATCGATGAAGACCGCGCCGACGGCTTTGGCCTGGGCGCGCAGGATGTCGCGCTGGGCCAGCACCTCGCCCGGCGGGTCTGCCGTCGGCCACGGCGGGCCGATCACCAGGACCTTGGCTTTGGGCGCCGCCCGGCGGGCGATCTGCAGGGTCTCCCCGACCAGCACCGGGTACTTCTGCATATCGGCGGGCTGGTCGTTGCGGGATCCGAAGAACACCACCAGGGAGTCGTCGCGGTCGACGGCCCGCACGGTGAGGTCCTGGAACAGGCTGCCATGGTTGCCGCGGATCCCGTAGCCGGCGCCGCCCTCGGCGGCCACGTCGGCGTCGATTCTGGCGCCCTGTCCGGCCAGCAGCAGCCAGGCGCGGGACGTCCACGACTGCGGCCCCTGACCGCCCTCGTCGGTACCGGTCGTGTACGAGTCGCCGATCACCGCTATCCGGCTGAAACCCGAACCGCGATTGGCCAATTCATAGGTGACGGCCGGGCGGGTGTAGCCGACGATGGCGGCGAGCACCGCGACGGCCGACAGGCCGGTCGTGATGACGCGCACAAGCCCTTCCTTGCGGATCAATGACACCCCACTGAATCTCATGCCCGACGCAGGCAGCCTACTGCCTCCGAAGGTGTTGTCGCACACCGACGCTGGCTTCGTTACTACCCGGCCCGCGCCGAGGACTGCGGAGGACGGGTATCGCGGGCATGGTCGATCGAGGCCAGCCGGCCGCCCTCGGCCCCCGGCGGGCCGCTGTGCTTGTCGTGTTTGACGTCGCGGAAGTCGACCATCCTGCGCATCCAGCGCCGGGCCGGTTCCTCGACGCCGTGGTAGAGCGCCATCGCGCCGGCCACCGCCGCGAGGATCAATCCGACGACGACGATCTTCTGCACCGATTTCGGCAGGTCGATCTGGTACTCCTGGACCGCCCAGTTCCACGAGGTGTGCACGAGGTGTGCACGCATTTCGTGCCACCATGTACAGGCTGAACGAGATCTGCCCCCCGTACACCAGCAGCCGCGTGGACAGCAGCGCCGGCAGGGTTCCGACGCCGATCGCCAGCGTGACGACCAGCGGCATGAACAGCACGTCGACCAGGCCGCCGGGGTCGATCATCCCGGCCACCGGGTTGGCGTCGTAGTAGTACAGGATGCCGACCATCGCGGCGGTCAGCAGTACCGCAGCAATACCTGAGATGTGCTGCCCACGCCGGCCGATCTGCAAGCGTCGGACCGCCGCGCAGGCCAGCGCGCCGGCCAGGAACTGGGCCACGATGCGCGGCAGCCAGCTCCACGGCGTGTAGAAGTGGCCGCTGGCCAGCAGCAGCAGCGTGGGCGGCAGCGCAGCGACGAAGGCCAGGAAGAGCAGCGTGCGCGCCCGGGTCACCCGCGCCATCCGGAAGATCACCAGGATGATCCCACCGAAGAGCAGGTAGGCCAGCCATTCCGCGCTGATCGACCAGGCCGGGCCGTCCCAGCTGGTGCCGTCGAAGAACGGTTCGAACCAGAGTTGGACCATGAACAGCTGGCGCACGTAACTGATTGCGGTGAGCTTTTCGACATCCGCCGACGGTGTGGCGCCGAAGTGCAGCGTGAAGATGATCCACGCGGCGGCGATGTGCATGGTCACCAGGTACACCGGCCACACCCGGGACAGCCGCAGCCACAGGAAGTGCAGGGTGGCCCGCCCGGAGAAATGCGATCCCATCCGGTCGAGGTAATTCCACGTCAGCACGAATCCGCTGAGGATGAAGAACAGGTCGACGCCTTGGGCACCGGCGTTGAGAAGCGGCGCGAGGTCGTCCTTGAGTCGCGGTGACGCTTCCCAGATCAGCGGCCGGAAGTGGAACAGCACCACCCATAGGGCGGCGACGATGCGAAGACCGGTCAGCGCCTTTATTTCTCCGGTCCGCACAACACCCATTCCGAACCCATTCCGACTCTTGCTTTACGTTTCGACGCCACCTCGTCAGACGGGCCGGACCCCGCCGCCCCCGCGATTTCACCTGGGAGCCTATCAGCGCGGCAGTCGCCGGCCCGGCCTTGCAACGCTGTGGGGTTGCTGGACACCGTCCTGTCCGGCCGTTTGCTGGGCTGTGATCGCGGCAACACCGCGCGGGTCGACAGCCGGTTGACGACGGCGTGCTCGACGCAGTTCGGGAGCCATTGCCGGCCACCCTCGAATCAGGTTGCCGCCCAGCCACCGTCGACGCTGAGGATTGTTCCGTGGATGTTGGCGGCGTCGTCACTGGCCAGGAACACCACCGCGGCCGCGACCTCCTCCGGGGTGCTGACCCGCCGCGACGGCAGGCGGCTCAGTGTCGGCGCGATGTGGTCGGCGAACTCGGCCTGCCGTTCGGTGCCGATCGGGCCGGGGGCCACGGCGTTGACCCGAACACCGTGCGGGCCGTACTCGTCGGCCCAGGACTGGGTGAACGAATGGATCGCGGCTTTGTTGGCGCTGTAGACCGCCGATCCGCTGGATCCGCGCAACCCGGTGATCGAGCCGATGTTGACGATCGCGCCGCTACCCTGGGCAACCATGCGCGGTGCCAGCACACCGGTCAGCAAAAATGGCGTGAACACGTTGACACCGAACACATCTCGCAGCTCCTGCTCGGTGACATCGGCGGTCGGCGTGGGCATCAGCAGGGTGGCCGCG
This is a stretch of genomic DNA from Mycobacterium sp. ELW1. It encodes these proteins:
- a CDS encoding patatin-like phospholipase family protein, which codes for MAPTVTKPIDLVLAGGGVKGIGLAGAVVRLMEAGYRAHRVAGSSAGSIVGSIVAAAAKNDQLTPDDVRDLTLSIDYRKFLDPGPVERVPLLGAGWAILQGTGIYRGDYAHDFIARQLLDLGVSTFGDLKLDDDELPPEQRYRLVVTAADVTTGQLVRLPWDYHRLYGLDPDEQPVADAVRASMSIPFVFRPVTLTSATGRESTLVDGGLLSNYPIDSLDRCDGKKPRWPTLGVTLLPDLPENNRKVIPALAPLRLFGGPSLLEDVITTILVGRDQAYLNLPWVSARTIRVDAAEVGVLDFEIKQRQVDALYTEGYDAATTFLSTWDERAYLERFRT
- the hrpA gene encoding ATP-dependent RNA helicase HrpA, whose product is MSEVSAEQVRQLRARLDGVTFRDAGRLGRRLKSLRGEVSAETLRKIADQVAAAEALVATREAAVPVITYPDLPVSEHRDEIARAITDNQVVVIAGETGSGKTTQLPKICLELGRGIRGTIGHTQPRRLAARTVAQRIADEVGTPLGETIGYTVRFTDQASDRTLVKLMTDGILLAEIQRDRRLLRYDTLILDEAHERSLNIDFLLGYLRELLPRRPDLKLIVTSATIEPERFAAHFNGAPIVEVSGRTYPVEIRYRPLEVPVPVDDSDDPDDPDHEIVRTEIRDQTEAIVDAVRELEAEPPGDVLVFLSGEREIRDTNDALSRIVDSNTEVLPLYARLPTAEQQRVFQPPRTGRRIILATNVAETSLTVPGVRYVVDPGTARISRYSRRTKVQRLPIEPISQASAAQRAGRSGRTAPGVCIRLYSEEDFASRPRYTDPEILRTNLAAVILQMAALQLGEIESFPFLDPPEQRSIRDGVQLLQELGAFDATGAITDVGRRLAQLPVDPRLARMIVQADTEGCVREVLVLAAALSIPDPRERPTEREEAARQKHARFADEHSDFVSFLNLWQYLRDERKARSGSAFRRMCREEFLHYLRIREWQDLTGQLRSIARDIGIRESDDPEPADPARLHAALVAGLLSHIGLREGDSREYTGARNTRFVLAPGSVLTKRPPRWLVVADLVETSRLYGRIAARVEPEMVERVAGHLVQRSFSEPHWDAKRGAVMAFERVTLYGLPLVPRRRVGYATVDPVVSRELFIQHALVQGEWQTRHHFVADNARLRTELAELEERARRRDMLVGDDEIYAWFDSRIPPQVVSARHFDGWWKKQRHRTPDLLTFTRDDLLRVDDEDAERPDNWQAGDLSLPLTYRFEPGAADDGVTVHIPVEVLARLGGDEFGWQVPALREELVTALIRSLPKDLRRNFVPAPDTARAVLADIIGGQERSDPGIGQVGSEPLLEALQRELHRRTGILVPIAAFDLDKLPAHLRVTFAVEGPDGTEVARGKDLDVLQRQLAGSARKAVAEAVAGDWERTGLRAWPDDIEELPRSVERTVGGHIVRGYPALVDAGKGVDVRVFATEAEREAAMRGGTRRLLRLAVPSPVKAVEKGLDPRTRLVLGANPDGSLTALLDDCADAAVDVLAVTPVWTRADFAARRDRVSEALPSTTREVVTRVQKVLTALQEVHLALPDNPPATQADAVADIRAQLAGLVATPFVTSTGAARLVDLTRYLTAIVRRLDRLAQAPQADRERMLRVHAVEDAYAELLHALSPTRAAASDVREIGWQIEELRVSLWAQQLGTPRPVSEQRIYRAIDAILA
- a CDS encoding aminoglycoside phosphotransferase family protein, producing MSDLPAGVRAMAGRGPQWATWVDTLPRLTRDVVAQWRLRPDGLAAHGHCSLVLPVRTADGTAAILKLGFPDDESEHEHLALRRWGGEGAVRLLSADPHRRAILAERLGDDLTGVDDVEACRIVAGLYRHVHVPALPQLRPLTFYLDRWTADLAELPRGAPIPHRLVEQALSQCADLTVDAETTARVLHCDLHYANVLAGPRQPWLVIDPKPVNGDPHYEIAPMLWNRFDELAGDVRGGVRRRFYTLVDAAGFDEDRARAWVVVRAVLTAMWAVQDSAAQQPGWLTTCIAVAKAVQD
- a CDS encoding S53 family peptidase, whose translation is MLRRVWERRRRRRPLTPFLATLAVVMVVFAGDRPTPSLPYNLIAGPFARLLAQAADLGPARAQRVQLTVELREASRPAALTAWADSHGLSVGWRDGDAWAVVEGTPRAIAGAFDVAVHDYRRSNGVVFYASPQQPAVPQQLSGEVSELGRILGYTPSHEGVPPTPPLDVPNAGLAPTELLTAYNVNPLTSAGYTGKGQTVVVFTFDGVDQRDLDKFSDWFSLPKFNLEVMGGMPPERRGEASMDVQFVHAIAPSARIVLVNARSTAEGDATYVKLGKLMEDVDRTYPGAVWSFSIGWGCDRLLSRADLAPVRSALARAQRNGTTAFVASGDLAGLECKGGKTWSDPPSPDDYGVDVMASLPEVTGVGGTTLSTDSQGQWLAEQGWYDVPLTQGSGGGASVLFARPSWQDTGTRAGPRDKRLVPDIAAVADPFTGVKFVFNGQILVGGGTSQAAPIWAGIAAVMNQFLTARGLEQLGDFNPLLYDIAGGAEVPAFRDIYLGANAVTPVVAGYDMITGLGTPNVDNLIKALLVLKSLRR
- a CDS encoding GDSL lipase, encoding MIRKEGLVRVITTGLSAVAVLAAIVGYTRPAVTYELANRGSGFSRIAVIGDSYTTGTDEGGQGPQSWTSRAWLLLAGQGARIDADVAAEGGAGYGIRGNHGSLFQDLTVRAVDRDDSLVVFFGSRNDQPADMQKYPVLVGETLQIARRAAPKAKVLVIGPPWPTADPPGEVLAQRDILRAQAKAVGAVFIDPLAEGWFVGHPELIGPDGVHPTDAGHAYMAEKIAPLIRSQLAIPL
- a CDS encoding glucose 1-dehydrogenase → MSPKDTRLAGRRALVTGSTGGLGVAVAKSLAAEGAFVVVSGRDTTRGDAVVADIRSAGGDAAFVAADLGAGGAAARHLADAATEAAGGIDILVNNAATLLMPTPTADVTEQELRDVFGVNVFTPFLLTGVLAPRMVAQGSGAIVNIGSITGLRGSSGSAVYSANKAAIHSFTQSWADEYGPHGVRVNAVAPGPIGTERQAEFADHIAPTLSRLPSRRVSTPEEVAAAVVFLASDDAANIHGTILSVDGGWAAT